The Aquitalea magnusonii region ATGATTTTCGGAATCGAATCCCTATGAGCCGCTCACCCCGTCATGACAAGATTCTGCAGCTGGTCCGCGAAAACGGCTTCATGCCGATCGAAGAACTGGCCAGACTGCTCGATGTAACGCCGCAGACCATTCGGCGCGATATCAATCAGCTATGCGAAGACAATTTGCTGCGCCGTTACCATGGTGGTGCTGCCCTGGGCAGCAGCGTGGAAAACGAGGATTACTTTGCGCGCAAAGGAAAATTCCAGAGCGAAAAGGCACATATTGCCGACATGATTGCCGGCAGCATTCCCGACCACGCCTCGCTGTTCATGAGCATAGGCACCACCATCGAGGCCGTGGCGCAGGCGCTTACCATCACCCACAAGGGTTTGCGGGTCATCACCAACAATATCCACGTGGCCTCCATCATGTCGGCCAACCCGGATTTCACCGTGATGATCACCTCTGGCGTGGTACGGGCCAGTGATGGCGGCATTACCGGGGTGGCCACGCTGGACTTCATCAACCAGTTCAAGGTGGATTACGCCATCATCGGCGTGTCCGGCATCGAGACCGATGGCTCGCTGCTGGATTTCGATTACCGCGAAGTGCGGGTGGCACAGGCAATGATGGCCAATGCCCGCCACCGCTACCTGGCTGCCGACCACAGCAAGTTCGGCCGCAATGCCTTGGTGCGCATGGGGCATATCAGCGAATTCCACACCGTGTTTACCGATGCCGAGCCACCGGAATCCCTGGCCAAGCTGCTGGAAGAGCACAATGTGCGGCTGATTCTGGCCGATGCAGTCTGATCCTCACCCAGGCCTGTATTGATGATTTCCTCTCGCTTTCAGCAAGAAAAGCGAGGCTCCCATCTTCAATTGTCTGGGCAAGAGCGGGGGGAAAGGGAAATAGATGGGAAGGCTGCGGAATCCAAGAGTTAGTTGAAAGGCCTGGCTTTGCCGGGTTCAGTACACGCGCACCAAATAACTTTGTCAGCAGCAAAACGCCCGCATTGCGGGCGTTTTGCTGTCTGCCACTGCCGCCGGCTGCGCGCCGGACATCAGGTGGTGGCGGGA contains the following coding sequences:
- a CDS encoding DeoR/GlpR family DNA-binding transcription regulator, with protein sequence MSRSPRHDKILQLVRENGFMPIEELARLLDVTPQTIRRDINQLCEDNLLRRYHGGAALGSSVENEDYFARKGKFQSEKAHIADMIAGSIPDHASLFMSIGTTIEAVAQALTITHKGLRVITNNIHVASIMSANPDFTVMITSGVVRASDGGITGVATLDFINQFKVDYAIIGVSGIETDGSLLDFDYREVRVAQAMMANARHRYLAADHSKFGRNALVRMGHISEFHTVFTDAEPPESLAKLLEEHNVRLILADAV